ATCACTACCTAACCTGCGGAGAGCTAGTAttgggcaaaaaaaaacactgaatcAGCTTGCTTGATCTTACGTTAGGGCTTGATCTTACATCAGGGCTTTGCTAATTTATTAACGACTGAATGCGAAAAATTACCGTCAAGATAGCCGTTTGTTATACATTGTGACGGTGTTGTTTTCGTAATATgcttttttcgcaaaaaaaaaaaaaagaaagctattTTCGTTCACCTCTACTTAGTTTCTTTTAACAACATTTCGTCTATTTGGTCTTGGGAAAGAAAAGAGGATTGAAAGGTACATGGCAGGTGCAATGCGTTTGAATAGGGCAACGCATTTTTAATATAATGGACAAACTTGAGAGAGTGTTGGCCTGACAGTTTGGCAGTTTATTTATTGACAGGAAATGATTAATTTCGAAACCTACTTTAGTGTGCGTCACTAAACTGTCAATTATACACAGATAAATCTAGTCATTTTGTCTTGCACAACAAATTCTGCGTTAACATTAGTTAACAGCTGAGTTCCTATTACAACCAAGTGTTTACGTCTTTTTTAGTTAATTGTGCACCGATCCCAGGTTCACAACGAAAGGTAAATTATTCTCTTATTGTTATGGCCAACACTGGACATGAAACGAAAGGAACTGGGACAAATTGGTTTTTAACCTTTTGTTACTTACTTATTTAAACTAAGTGtcaatgaatttgatcagcgcaaattcattcatttggtCCTGTATTTTCATCACCCGTATCTCCATATCTACGGACGTAAAatcgacccacataacgaccTGCTCTCAGTTGGCCTGGTAGCTCCAtaaactggtggagcactgcaccggcaccACAGAGGTCAAGGTTCGAATCTCCGTTCcgcaggcctgaatttttcaggcctttctcgctgctgctcAAGTAGCGCTAAAAtgtgatgatcaaattcattcattccgatccacatttcaaatacatggaCAGTTCCTGTTTTATCATCACTTAAACTAATTGTGATAGTTAAGAATGGATTAATCTAGTTTAAATATTTTCGTCATTGTGAAAAAGCTGAAAGAAAACCAATTTATaatctttatttcatttattttttttcagccccaaaaaaattatgatcTCTTATAAGCCATCAGGTCTTTTACTTCGTCTTACAATGGTGATAACTGGTATTTCGGTGCTAGGCCTGGTCACCGTGTCGATATTGTACGCCACGAGAATATCTAACATTGGGCGTGAATTACCGGACACAATGGAAGGAAAGGCCACACTGAATGTTTCCTCGGATGCTGGTGGTGTGAAAGTATACCATATTAAGGTTGATTTCAACAAGAAACTTGTTCAGTTCAGTCTCTCTGAAAAGACTACTTCTGGCATCGTGGCTACCAAAATAATTGTACACGATTACAACACGGTAAGGAAAGCTATTAGACAAACATAACTGGTTACAAGTTCTTTTATTCCCAGCTGAGAtgatttctttcattaaagATATGTTAAAATGTTCCAAACCATTGTGGTCTAATCGTTTATTAACATGCTATTTTATTTATATGTGACTGGTTTGAGctaattaaatttaagctATCTTTTACTGACAGAGACCTTGCACACTATATTTATCTAATCGTCATCGTTATCGTACGAAAATTTGGACATCTTGATTCCAATTCATTGTAGGGAAGAAGCCATTTTATTCTGTCTCAAAAGGGAACTTCTACGTCATGGTGCATTTACACAGACCTACGCGGAGAGATGATTTCGAAGAAGAGGCACGCTACTCTTCAATCGGTAATTATGCAGGAATTTGAAAACTTATTAATGGCAAATTGGATTCTAACAgatctttttaaaaattaatataatgaGTATATTGATCCTTGTTTTAGTTTTACAGTTTGATTGAGGATAACGATTAAAAACTGTCACTCTTTGATCATTTTTTGTTCGATGTTTTTAATAACGACTTTCTGTGTTTCCCTAGGGTAGGGAAAGACGGCAGATTGTTATGTTGTGGGCAGAGTGAACAGAAATTTATCTTTCAGCGTGGCACTCTTAAccctcaagaaattaatgagaGCTTCTCATTTCACTAATTTATACCTTTTGTTCAAATCACCACTTTTCCACCGATGGCACAACTCCTACAGGCTCTGTATAAACACACACAACCCCCAATCCTCTAGACGCTGTGTCGAAGGCGGCTAACGCTCGGGCCGTCAGCTTCATAATCCCTTCATTGCGTAAATTTGACGGTTAACAACTTGTTtgccaaattttagtgttttacTACCCTACTGAAGCAGCACCActgtttgtttaaaaattaacctttctttaattgattgattgattgtcTCGTTGATTCAGCGCTAAATGATCGATTGTTTATCAGCCCCTTGATTTCAACGCGACTATGGTCTCCTACTTCTTTTATTATTGTAGTCTCTGTTACTCATTGCACAGGTTGATCTAAATTTGCCGAATGCAACGATACAATGGTTTTCCAAGACAAATTATTTGAAGTTCGCAGACTACGATGTCCAGAACTGCATTAAGCATATCGATGACAATTTTACATTCGACGAGGCGTTCACTAAAATTGGTTAGTAAATGCACTTTTACTCTAAACGAATGAAAAACGCACCCTATATGCGCGATTTTTCAATTAACTATGTGCTTAGACTACGAACAGCATTTAAGTTCAGGTATTCCGAAATGACTGGGCCAAGAAGATAATCAGAAATCAATCAGACGACCAAAATTAACGACTTTGAAGAATGCGGAATCCACTCACAAAGTTATTAGTTGATCTTGACAAGTTTTTGTTCATCAGAAAGAATGTGACTCATTTGTAAATGTTAATAGCCACAGTGAAAAACTCATGCAAATGTCGTGCACCGGCACTTCTCTGGCTTGTGCAAAAAAGTGCGacaaattaagtcaaaatttTTACAAAGCTCAAGATATGaacttcagtttttttctcagagTACGCAgataaaacaaagctctttggTAAGGACTGTTTCGAGTGTCAGAACCGGATGAACACTTCCAGAAGCAGGCGTGGCATTGGGGTGCGTAATGGACGGCTGGACTGGTGGTATGGAAACTGGTGCGGTGCTAAGCAAGGAGGCTACCAAAACAACCCCAAACCGTCTTGCAAGAGGCTTTGTAGGAAAAGTACACGTTACATCACTAGTGCCTGCCGTAGATGCCTGCCGCCCACAGACAGATTGGATCAAGCTTGCATGGAGCACGacaggtgaaatggtctaaAGTTAAATTTCCTTTGTCAAGTTTGTGTACCAGAGCAGGTCACGTACCAGACTTTTAATAGCGGTTTCATTTGCTGGCCTCCTTTTTGATTCACTCACTGACTTGCTATACACTGTATTGATAAtttgtcccttttttttttgtagtaaTTAGAGATACCTTTATCAAGCCTCTAAAGAATGCGTTTACTTTCAGAATGTCGTACATCAAGACATAGTACAAACATCTTCACTTAGTTGAAAGTTCAAGGTTCTCCTGTAATGTCCATTCATtccttaaaaaataaaatctatTTTGGCTAAAAGAATTTGGGGTTATTGCGAAGTCCTT
This sequence is a window from Acropora palmata chromosome 6, jaAcrPala1.3, whole genome shotgun sequence. Protein-coding genes within it:
- the LOC141883511 gene encoding uncharacterized protein LOC141883511 isoform X1 — translated: MKEKLIHSGLGAKMKSPKKIMISYKPSGLLLRLTMVITGISVLGLVTVSILYATRISNIGRELPDTMEGKATLNVSSDAGGVKVYHIKVDFNKKLVQFSLSEKTTSGIVATKIIVHDYNTGRSHFILSQKGTSTSWCIYTDLRGEMISKKRHATLQSVDLNLPNATIQWFSKTNYLKFADYDVQNCIKHIDDNFTFDEAFTKIEYADKTKLFGKDCFECQNRMNTSRSRRGIGVRNGRLDWWYGNWCGAKQGGYQNNPKPSCKRLCRKSTRYITSACRRCLPPTDRLDQACMEHDRCIQNLPRGPRWCQLVGNPCSCDRPFVRKVRTLKRSCSTSKCRSNANQVDIAFRLLSCWYNRRVCSRGSCRTVKRCSFRGSAKI
- the LOC141883511 gene encoding uncharacterized protein LOC141883511 isoform X2 codes for the protein MISYKPSGLLLRLTMVITGISVLGLVTVSILYATRISNIGRELPDTMEGKATLNVSSDAGGVKVYHIKVDFNKKLVQFSLSEKTTSGIVATKIIVHDYNTGRSHFILSQKGTSTSWCIYTDLRGEMISKKRHATLQSVDLNLPNATIQWFSKTNYLKFADYDVQNCIKHIDDNFTFDEAFTKIEYADKTKLFGKDCFECQNRMNTSRSRRGIGVRNGRLDWWYGNWCGAKQGGYQNNPKPSCKRLCRKSTRYITSACRRCLPPTDRLDQACMEHDRCIQNLPRGPRWCQLVGNPCSCDRPFVRKVRTLKRSCSTSKCRSNANQVDIAFRLLSCWYNRRVCSRGSCRTVKRCSFRGSAKI